From the Papaver somniferum cultivar HN1 chromosome 2, ASM357369v1, whole genome shotgun sequence genome, the window CCACAACCAACTCTGACAACAACAATCTCAATAGAATTCCAGACATACAAGAGGTCAAGGCAATTCTTTTCAGTATGGCTAAAGATAaagctccaggtccagatggtttcccacCAAACTTCTTTCAAGCCAACTGGGACATTGTGGGAGAAGACTTGGTTAAAATGGTACAATATTTCTTCATGTCTGGGCATCTTCTCAAAGAAATGAATACTACCTTCATATCCATGTTACCCAAAATTGACAACCCATCTTGTCCTAGTCACTTCAAACCCATTAgactctgcaacaccacctacaaaatcatatccaaactctTAGCCCAAAGAATGAAACCATATCTTAATAAAATCATTTCACCTTACCAGTCTGCTTTTATACCTGGAAGACAAATTGCTGACAACATAGCTATTGCCCATGAAATTATTCACTCCATGAGAACCAGAAGAGGTATCAAAGGTAATAAAGGAAGTATGGGGATAAATACTGATATGGAAAAAGCCTTTGATAGAGTTGACTAGAAATTTCTCCATTCCATTATGACAAAAATAGGCTTCAACTCTGGTTGGTGCAACAAGATTATGCAATGCATCTCCACCACTTCTGCAGCTGTTCTTATAAATGGCTCTCCAGATAGTTTCTCAAACCCTCAAGAGGGCTCAGACAAGGGGACCCTCTATCCCCATACCTATTCATTTTCTGTATGGAAGCTCTTTCTAGAACTCTATCTCATGCTAAAGACCTGGGCATTATCTCTGGAATAAAAATATGCAAAAATGCCCCATCAATAAATCATcttctttttgctgatgattgtatggTCTTATGCAAAGCCAACACTACTGAAGCCCAAAATCTTAAGGATATCcttaatatttttggagaaaccTCTGGTAAACTTATCAATTTCAAAAAATCTGGTGCCTTCTTCAGCAAAGACACAGATCCATCTCTAATGCCCTCTATATGCAATCTGTTAGGATTTCAAGTTCTACCCTTAAATGACAAAtatttatgctctcctctcttcactaatagaagcaagatTCAATCTTTCAGACCAGGAGTGGATAGGATGAAGATAAGGCTCTCAAGTTGGAAGAACTCTCCTCTAAACCCAGCTGGAAGAGAAGTATTAATAAAATCTGTTACTTCAACAACCAATATTTACCAAATGAACTGTTTCAGAATACTAAAGCAAACTTGTCAAGATATGAACAAGTTACAAAGGGATTTCTTCTGGGGGGAAACCTGGAAAATCCCACAGGTTACTACCCTAAAGCTTGGACAGCTGTTTGCAAACCTAAGGAGCTTGGTGGTCTGGGATTCATGAATATGGAACTATTCAATAGCTCTATGTTAACAATAATAGGGTGGAGATTGGAACAGGGTAAAGATTCTCTATGGTTCCAATTGATGGATGCTAAATACTTAAtaggaagaaatgtgcttaacATGAATACCAAAGCTAAATATGAAgactcttggatatggaaaggggtACTTGAAGGGATTCAGAACATTCAGCAACACTGTTCCTGGAGAATAGGCAATGGTAACAAAATAAGAATATGGGAAGATATATGGATACCAAATTCAACTGTCAAGCTCACAAAACCTTCAAACTGCTCCAATGATATTCAAATTCTAGCTCACTTGATGACAGATCAAAAGGAATGGAACATTCAGCTTATTCAACAAATATTTACTCTTGATATTGCTCAAGCTATCTCTGACCTTGCTATACACCCCAGGGAAGAGGATAGTATGCAATGGAGCCTCAACAACACAAACATTCTCTGCTAAAGCTTTGTACAAAGCCAAAATAGAGAATCTTTACAGATTTGACCAAACTACAAGAGACTGGGGAGCTATATGGAATTTGGAAGTTGCACATGCTATCAAAATCtttctggaaatgtgctcatgaaatcCTCCCTATTAATGCAAAAACTGCAAGTATTCTTCATTATATTGATcccatatgcaaaatatgcaaaaGTGGGGAGGAGACAATGACACATTTGTTTCTTAACTGCCCAGCTGCTACTGATATTTGGCAGCACATGCTAGGTGAAAGTCATGGTTTGTTTAACCATCAAACATCTTTCATGGACTAGTTCAATACTTGGTTTCAACATATCAGTACCAGTGAAAAAATCAGCATCTATGCAACTACTTGCTAGTTTAGTTGGAAGGATAGATGTGATCTagtttttcaaaacatcacaccCAATGCTAAAAAAACCTCCCTTAACATAATTCATAATTTGCCTAACCATGCCCTGAATACTCAGGGGTTTCTCTCTGATATCGGTTCCCAAAGAGCAGAAACTGGTAGTCATGTTGGGATCCCTCAACAAAAGTAGTATTATGGTTACATAATCAAAATCTTCACTATACAAGATCCTAACAGTTATCAGTTTTTTTCAGCCCTAACTGTTACTGATTTTGCAGGAAACTATGTTGATAGCAGAGGACACACAGGTCAATGGGGAGCAGAAGGAGACACAGAAGGAGCAGAACTAGCCTTTGGTTGGGCGGAGGAAAAGCAGCACATGAATATCGAGATACATGCTGAAATAAATAAAATCCTGGAACACTTCAATGCTCTTTACATCAAAGCCATCAAAGGAAGATTCAGCAGGAACTTCCACAGGGAAAGGCAGTTTTTGAATGAAAAAATCACCTTAAACATTAAACTTGTAACTTTTGTCTTTACGGGTCTTAAACTTCTTCATAGAACCCAAAACTTGCAAGCTTTAAATATATCTATCGTCTGTAAGAATCTTAGCAGTGGGTCTGATGTTTGTCCAAACAATGACACCACTTGCACAACTATGTATCACCTTCCTTAGGCACTGCctaaggttgttttttttttttaaaaagtagTTGGTTATGTCTCATTTGCAATTTTAGAAGTCCCTTCTTATCACTTCTAGCAATATCGGAAAGAAACAAGGTACTGCTTTGGCTGATGTCCTTAACTTTAAAAGAGGCCCCGACCCAAGTAAGTGGGCATACCCATTCAATTGGGGAGAGTTAACAACTCTACCTATCTTAACTTATAGACATGATTTCTTCTAGGCTGCAAGATTGGAAAAGTCATACTCTTAACTTTTCAGGTAGGTGTACTCTTATCAAATCAACCATTAACCCATTTCCAATCATCTTATgtcttctttgaagctttctaaaAGAATACTTCATCTTGTTGACCAACATCGTAAACATGTTGTTTGGAAGGATTGTCATAGAAAACCTAGAGTCCATGTTATTAAATAGAAAAGCATGAGTAAGCTTGTTTCCCATGGGGGCTTAGTTATTAGGAACCTAGATAGTCATAATTTAGCTCTTTTAAGTAAGATGGCTTGGAGAATCTCCACTAATGATAGCTCCACGGTCAGCAAACATCTGAAGGATAAGTACACTAAAGATAATGATACCTGGACTTGTCCGGTAAAGAAAACTTTCTCTCACAGTTGGCGTAGTATTATGGCAGGTAGGGATGATGTTGTTCAGAGTCTCCGATAGAACTTTGGAAATGGCTAGAATATTAGCTTTTGAAATGTTTCTTGGGTCAAAAACATTCCCTTGGATTGTTAATTCTAACTTAATAGTTAATCCTAATCTTCGTGTTCAAGATATCACTGACAGGACTTCGTTCACTTGGAACTTAAATAATATTCAAGTTGTTGATCCACACAATGTCTGCAACGATATTTTTTCTATCCCCATTCCTCATTCTGCATCTGTAGTTGATAAAAGGACTTGGGCTCATCATTCCTCTTGGAAGATCGTCGTCAGAAGTGTCTACAGCACCTTATCAGCAACAACTTGAATAGAAAAGATTTCGTACTTCATTTGGAAACTTCTTATCCCTCAAAAACTTAGATATTTCATTTGGCATGGTTGTCTTAATAAGATTTTTGGTTAGAGATTCGCTTTATCGACGAAGAAGTTTTAACTCTCCTAGATGTTTATTGTGCCATTCTAACACTGGATACATTTTCCATATACTTTTTAACTGTccttatatttcatttgtgtggcaACAAGTAAAGAATAGATGAGATGTTGTAATCCCTCTCAAACCTTTTGGACCTACTTGGTTCAAAGAAGTCTATTCTCTACGCCAATTTGAAGATTTGATGCGATGGAATTCTTTTTTCCTCACTTGTTATGGCATATCAGGGTCTCTAGAATTAATTATGTTTTCAGTAATGTCAAGATTGACTGTCAAACACATTTTTAACTCTGTTATCAAAGATACTTTAGGATACCAAACTCTTTTGCAGGACACTGCacattgttggatattttcaacaaactCTTGAATTGTAGGCATTTAGGCTGTTCCCAGGGTTCGACCTGCCCAGTCAGGTCGCTGGGGTCTAGGGGGCAAGGGACCCCCTGCAGAGTGCGAGACATCGTCTCGTTGGAAATTTTCTGTTCTAAGGTTTCTATTGTCAGTTAGAAAACTGAACAGAAATCTCGTTTCACCAATGGACGCATTGAAGGAAGAGACGCGCCTGTTCACTCTAAAAAGATGCCTGTAGAGATGAAGAGTCATCCCCAAAGGGTGTGATTGCCTCTTTAAATAGGAGACTTTTTTTCATTCAAAAACACATCTCAACtctctctgttttctttcttacaagcatcatcagaaacaaaaccagtgtgttcttggttggatcaaggtcgtacaagctttgaatctaacactgttgtggggcttcaagtatcctgaTGGCGATATTCATTGACttgtttgtactcgccaattcaattgggaaaggatcgaataattgtcgaaaagaatctttcattagagccttgaaccctattacaacattcttttcttcatcCTATTTTACTGTCAATTTTCCAACACACATGACACGCATGTTCACCAAAAACAGATTTACGTACATTGGATGCCGTCATCACCACCATATTTCAAGCTTAATACTGATGTCTCTGTTATTGATACTAAATTTACAGGAATGAGAGGAGTTCTTAGAGATGCCAAGGGACAGCTTGTGGCTGCTTATGCTGAGCACCTTCATCAAACATCCGACAATGTGGCAGAAATTTGTGCAGTTCGTCGAGGGCTCATTTTGGCTAACACTCTGGGAATGTTAGCCAATGACGCCCCTCCTTGGTATATAAAATGGCTAATTCAAGATATCCAAAAATTACGGTCTTTTTTTTATTCTTGTATAATTATCCATAACTATAGAGAAGGTAATCACGTAATTGATTTTTTGGTGAAGTCTGCTGCTGGTAATATTTTGATCGGATGGCTAGCTATGCCACCACAAGATGTTTATAATCTTCTAAGTGAGGACCCTAGGGAGAGAGTCTACCCCGTTCTGTTAGGctctataatttttgatatttggCAGCctgttaaaaaaaatatatagctTGCCAAACGGTTAGCTGATGAAATTCCTGACACTCTTATACTAGTATGGATAAGGGGACAACACCGTTACAAATATCAGCCCTCGTAAAATTACTTATTAGCCTCAAGGGAATTAACACTGGTCACATGGTGCCACTGATAAAAAAACAGACATAGGATCTAATCGTAATTCCAAAATAGATCACGACATTTTGGTCAATTCCTAAAATTTCATCACAATTCCCTATGaggtttgcagttagcaccataaCCGCTTTGAATAACACAACAGCATGGGCCCGATTGAAAATATCCTAAAGAATACCTCAACCTTCGTAAAAAACTCTAAACTACACGCTGTGCGTATTACGCGTTACCATTACTCATACGTGTCTTTAAACTTTCATTTTTTGGCTCACGTGTAACAACAGCAGAAAAGAAGCGCAGTACACTTAGGGCGTATATTAGTGAGCAGAgtttattttttcaatttcccacctcatttcttcttcttcttccacctcCACCTTCACAAAAACGCAGAGTCAGAGAGAGACTCAGAACTCAATACCAAAAACACCAGCATCATCTTATATCAGTGCCTCACGATTCCATACAAAACCTCAAATCAGTATTATCCGGTCTGATTTCTTTTGCTGGAAACGTAACTCCATTTGGAAAATACTAGTTTTTCTTGCGGAAGCCAAACCGGTATCACATAATCCGAATACCAATTTTTTGAGCTCAACTGGTAAGATAATAACtttctctgaagacaaaaccgccTAATTTACCTGAATCGGAACAGATTCTGGTGTTTTCAGGTTGTTTTGTAGTGTTTCGATTATCAGATTTTGTGTTGCTTAaatttagatatatatatatatatatatatatatttatgaagaaaagagaaggaaaatgtATAATCATTTCCTTCTCTATGATCATCGATACAAACTTGCAAAGAAATTTTTACCATCTGTTCAAATTTTCAGTTTCAGAAAGTTGAAAAGAGATTATTGTTCTTCAcggatcaatcaaatcaaatagtttttgttgaaagtttttgaagaagaagaagaagaaacaggttattttatttatttattattggtTTCTCAAGGAGCTCGTGAAAAATGCCTCATAGGACGACTTACTTCTTCCCAAGGCAATTTCCTGATAAGAGATTGGatccgtcttcttcttcttcaccgtcgaCACTAATTCATGAGAAGAAGGAAGTAGTTGTAAAAGAGATTGTTAATAAAGttgaaaatgaaagaaaaaaagttgAGAAAATTTCAATTTGGAAGGTTTCGACTCCATCTTCAAATCTTTTTTTCACGGGCGATAAAGGCAATAGAAACCCTAAGAATAAATATCACATTGGTGTGAGAAATTATGATAAGGTTGTCCGTGACAGTGAAGAACAAAAACGGAaaagtcatgatgatgatgaagaagaaaaacaacctTTATTGCAAGAACCGGAAGATGAACCGCCAGTTGAGATGATTGTTAGTCAAGATAAGATTTTAGGACGAGAATCTTCGGTGACATCATCAGTGATAACGCATGGATTATCCAGTGAAAGCAGTTTTCCAGGGAGTTTGTTTTCAGGTACTACTTTGGATGGAAATGTTTCTACTGTTAGTGATGTTAAAGAATCCACACAGTTGTCTGGTGCCCAAGAGGCTCAAGTTGAAAGCATGGAGAAGTTGGCAAAGAGAACGGCAGAGAGTTATTATTTACAACTCACACTTGCTTTTCGTCTATCGGATCAAGCTTCTCTTGCTCAAGAATATATTTCTTTGCAAAATACTACTTCTTTGGATGCTCCTCAACATGTTTGTTGCGATGTAGAGACTGTTTCTTATCGTCTATGGGTACTGTTTGATTCTTGATGCATTGTCGATTTTCAGTTTTGTTTAGGTTATGTCCAGTAATTTCTTCATGTTTTAACTTCGGTATGCTTAAGTTTATATGTAACATGTTCCTTTGTACATGTTCAGGTGAGTGGATGCTTATCGTATTCTGATAAGATATCGGACGGGTTTTATAACATTTTGGGGATGAACCCGTACCTTTGGGTGATGTGTAATGAATTGGAGGAAGGAAAAAAATTGCCACCTTTACTATCTCTCAGAGCTATCAATCCCGATGATGTGTCCATGGAGGTTGTGCTTGTTGATAGACAAGGGGATTTACGGCTTAAAGAACTGGAGGATAAAGCACAGGAACTTCAGTTTGCTACAGGAAATTCTTTAGTGTTAGTGGAGAAGCTTGGTAAACTTGTTTCAATCTACATGGGGTAAGCTGATCTACCTTTCTTAGTAGTCTGGTTGAACCAGTCCATACTTTTTGGTTAGATCTGATAATTTTTCATTTGATGGAATTTGAAGGGGGGCCTTTCCAGTAGAGCAAGGTGATTTGAACATGAACTGGAAGTATGTAAGCAAAAGATTGAGGGATTGCAAGAGGTGCATTGTGCTTCCTATTGGCAGCCTCTCTGTGGGGCTTTGCAGGCATCGAGCAATTATGTTCAAGGTAACATTTTTCTTAAATACTTGTAGATGAAGTAACTTGTAATTATTCATAGGTTTCACCATATTCTATATCTTTTTGGAATTTGTTCAACCAATTTGCATCAGCCATCCCATGTCCGACTTATTTGACTTTGTAAGGTGGAATAAGTACACTTAATTACTATGTGTATCCGTGTTGAATAAAGTTCATATATGTTCCACCATCCAGTTAAGGCCTACTTCCTATTTTGTACCCTCTCTTTGATCCTCTAGCATATTAGTTGTTTGTCACATACGGACGCCTTACCCGATTACTTTGGTCAGTTTCTTTAGTTGCCTATGAACATTTTGTTTCCTTTCTAGGAGCAATGCCATTTATATAGTAAGTCCTTCTTTGCTTAAGGGTTAAAGGAATTTCATGGTCTGCGACTAGCATTAAAAATCTCCCACTGTTGTGTATGAACCTGGTATGCTTCTGATGTTTCTTTTGGAAAACAACTTGCATGATGTTTCAATGGTTCATTAACAGATTAACACGTTAAGCTGATTAAGGTATCGTGAATGTGATGGCGTGCATTTTCTGTTAGGTGATATTAGAACAATGTAATGATAGATTCTCCTGTGTTCTGGTGATGCTGAGAGCTTTTTGAAGGTATATGCATGTCTAAACAGGGGTTCAAAGGTATCATAGGGGGCATTCAACTCAGTTAGAGGCATCGTCTGACACCTTGCATTCCACGCATATCGAAAGCAACCCTATTGAGAATAATGTATCCCTATCATTCAGTGAGGTATTTCTGGACTGCCATGATGGACTTAATAATAAAAATCAAGTTTTTATGAGGGAAAAGGTCATATTTATTGTGTTTctaaagaattattttgtttctgTTTTAGAGCTGTTGTATGTATTTCTAGATACCATATATTCCTGGGCATTAAGGTTCATCTGACGAAAGTACATGTTCTTAGTCATCTTTGTAGCATTACCTTCAAGATAATTTGTGAAGGAGGTCTGGATTTCAGTCTTATGACAAGATTCGTATCAAAATGCATAGAATGCTAAAAATATCTTTACTCCCAACTCCCATCTCTGGATTTGTAATTATCTTCTTGGTTGCTTAGATAGTGGGTGTCCACTGTTGTTTGTGTAATTTCCATCCAGGGTCATGGACTTTGTGTGTTGATTGGTTCCTGGTTTTTCCGTGACCCAAAATGGAGCTGCATTTTCTTATCATTTTATTACTACACGTGAGCTGACTGAGCAAGTAGTAGCTGTGCCATCAGAAACTTATTTTGTTTCTTGGTAATTCCCTTAAAGGATAACATTCCTTCAGGAGTACCGATATGTCCTATCTCATCAGAGTTTAAAGAGGAAAATGAGAGACTCATTTTCAAGCAAATTTTATTAACAGGTCACAGATGCACAGAAGTTTGGATCTTTTTATTTTTCACAGTATAATGAACCTTTTTATTTTGGATTTCCAGCTAATTATGATTTTCTTATGCAGAAACTGGCCGACTATGTAGGTCTGCCATGCCGGATAGCACGAGGTTGCAAGTATTGTGCAGCAGATCATCAATCCTCTTGTCTTGTCAAAATCGGTGATGGCCAGCTGTCGTCAAGGTTTATTACTTTCTTATTACAGCAATCTGTAGAGTTTTCCTGCAGTACTCATTATCTTTGTACTTCTGGTGACGGACCATGTTGATCATTGTGCTTCTGTAATGTATCAGAATGTACTAGTTGTATCCCTTTAGCTGGGTTATTTTCATCATAAGATTTGTCCCCAAGTGACCATAAATATGACACTGACTATCTTGCTAGTCACACACATCTCCTCTTCCAGTTTTGTTGTATGGACGGAGGATTACAGGTGCCTGTGATAGGAAGCTGTGCCTGTAAGGAAAATCACTTCAACACAAGTAGTTAGTAGGTTCCCCCCCATTATAAAAAAATATCGAGTGCATTATGAACCTATGTAGGGATGTTGTTAATGTGGTTATTTATTGTATGATTCTCTTCCTTTGTATCTCGAGATCATTTAAGGACCTTCTGAACCTCCTATGAACGGCCTGGTTGGAAGTCGATCTTTGAGTCAAAGTATGCTTATTAATTTGATACAGGGTTTCGTCTCTCCTGGACATATAAAATGCTGTCCTTAAGTATCGCCATGTGCATTTCAGGGAAGATCATACCATGTCTTCTAATGCTCTGCCTTTTATCTTCCTGCCTCTATATATTTAACAGGGAATATGTAGTTGATCTAGTAGGAAAACCAGGAAATGTTCATATTCCAGATTCATCCATCAATGGAGCTTTACTTGCACCCATACCTTCACCATTCCGAGCTTCTCATCTGAAAAGTTACCAAGAAACTTACGCGGATGATGCATCACTGTCTCAAACACTAAACCTAGACTCGAGCGCTTATTTTGGGAGACCTTCAAATTcaggtacatttcatttgagtTATGTTGAAGCCTTTTTTGTTTCATTAATGCCTTGAAAAAATGTGATTAATGTTGGCGGTGATGTGAGATAATGGTCGAGGAAAGGTTGCTACTAATGCTGCAATGTGATTATAGTTGGTCCTGCTAGTGGGCTAGGAAATGCTTTCTTTGCCATGTCTTACGTGTTGATTATGAAGTGGTGGTACGCCGTAAAAATCTTCTTATGGATGTGAACCTTCCTCAGGTTGGCATCGCATGCACTTAGCAAAGGACATGCAAATAACAGAGGAAATGTGTACATCTGGAGATCAAGATAATATCTTGGAAGCCCCTGTTGCTTCATTACATATACCTGTCCATGCAGACCAAGATATCATTCCAGAGCCTAAGAAAGGAGTAGGAGTAGCTAGAGGTTCGGGCATGGTCCCAAAATTGTTGAATCTTGAGCCATCTCTTGCGTTGGATTGGCTTGAAATCCCATGGGATGAGTTGCAGATGAAGGAACGCGTTGGTGCTGGtactgtttttgtttttattgtgtGCATTATGATGCTTATACTTCCAGGTTTCGGAAAATGAAAAGAAACCTTCTTTTACTTAAACTTtccaatattttttttaggttcatTTGGGACGGTGCACCGAGCGGAATGGCATGGATCGGTATGTAATCTTATTCATGGGCCTattaattttattcttgtgttttattgGTTTGTGATGTACAGTTGTGCAATGTGCTTTCCACCTCTATTTTCCAGTGGTTTGGAAGGATCCATTAATGGTTCAACTCCTAATTTTTTTTATCTGTATATTACTCGAATAGTTCAGGACTG encodes:
- the LOC113349708 gene encoding serine/threonine-protein kinase CTR1-like, translated to MPHRTTYFFPRQFPDKRLDPSSSSSPSTLIHEKKEVVVKEIVNKVENERKKVEKISIWKVSTPSSNLFFTGDKGNRNPKNKYHIGVRNYDKVVRDSEEQKRKSHDDDEEEKQPLLQEPEDEPPVEMIVSQDKILGRESSVTSSVITHGLSSESSFPGSLFSGTTLDGNVSTVSDVKESTQLSGAQEAQVESMEKLAKRTAESYYLQLTLAFRLSDQASLAQEYISLQNTTSLDAPQHVCCDVETVSYRLWVSGCLSYSDKISDGFYNILGMNPYLWVMCNELEEGKKLPPLLSLRAINPDDVSMEVVLVDRQGDLRLKELEDKAQELQFATGNSLVLVEKLGKLVSIYMGGAFPVEQGDLNMNWKYVSKRLRDCKRCIVLPIGSLSVGLCRHRAIMFKKLADYVGLPCRIARGCKYCAADHQSSCLVKIGDGQLSSREYVVDLVGKPGNVHIPDSSINGALLAPIPSPFRASHLKSYQETYADDASLSQTLNLDSSAYFGRPSNSGWHRMHLAKDMQITEEMCTSGDQDNILEAPVASLHIPVHADQDIIPEPKKGVGVARGSGMVPKLLNLEPSLALDWLEIPWDELQMKERVGAGSFGTVHRAEWHGSDVAVKVLTTQDFHDDQLKEFLREVAIMKRVRHPNVVLFMGAVTKRPHLSIVTEYLPRGSLFRLIHRASGGELWDKRRRLRIALDVAKGINYLHCLSPPIVHWDLKSPNLLVDKNWTVKVCDFGLSRFKANTFLSSKSVAGTPEWMAPEFLRGEPSNEKSDVYSFGVILWELVTMQQPWSGLGPGQVVGAVAFQNRRLTIPQNTCPKLVSLMEACWLDDPKQRPSFKDIVDILKKLLKSPVQQLQMGDS